A single window of Dermochelys coriacea isolate rDerCor1 chromosome 2, rDerCor1.pri.v4, whole genome shotgun sequence DNA harbors:
- the ACBD7 gene encoding acyl-CoA-binding domain-containing protein 7: MTLQADFDSAAEDVKKLKMRPSDDELKELYGLYKQSTVGDIDTECPGMLDLKAKAKWEAWNLKKGLSKEDAMTAYISKAREMIEKYGI; this comes from the exons ATGACTCTCCAG GCTGATTTTGACAGTGCTGCAGAagatgtaaaaaaattaaaaatgaggcCAAGCGATGATGAGCTGAAGGAACTATATGGACTCTACAAACAGTCTACTGTTGGAGACATTGATACTG aGTGTCCAGGAATGCTAGATCTGAAAGCCAAAGCCAAATGGGAAGCATGGAACCttaaaaaag GTTTATCAAAGGAGGACGCCATGACTGCCTATATTTCTAAAGCAAGAGAGATGATAGAAAAATATGGGATCTAA